One genomic window of Cannabis sativa cultivar Pink pepper isolate KNU-18-1 chromosome 2, ASM2916894v1, whole genome shotgun sequence includes the following:
- the LOC115718831 gene encoding probable serine/threonine-protein kinase PBL25, with protein sequence MSCFPCFTSQRSKKSNSRNENGESREVRGEKSPENKKEEEDKYINAKNFTFRELATATKNFRQECLLGEGGFGRVYKGTIQATGQVVAVKQLDRNGVQGNKDFLSEVSTLSLIHHPNLVNLIGYCADGDQRLLVYEYVSGRCLNNHLLDREPNQKVLDWFTRIKIGYGIATGLEYLHEKANPPVIYRDLKSANVLLDDDLNPKLSDFGLANLGGGGDAHISSRVMGTYGYSAPEYTRGGQLTLHSDIYSFGVVFLELITGRRAIDTTRPNDEQNLVSWAQPFFRDPKKFPAMADPLLDGKFPEKDLNQAVAVAAMCLQEEPSARPLISDVVTTLSFLSTTPVECSPALIPTPPEEAYEILDTETSSKPQVTCNEKGRETNNSDHRENGDQGSESEDNDSSEYEDECEDPGKETVKQVEQFSQSYRSPHTRSASSSSKSSSGSNEGSVCSSYKSSKRSSSSRSRSSSSSGSNRVSSSASSSRKSSEESISFDLKENMESLTRSNTKGSRNGSFTADQSEHFSFRRNDSIDSVGSHGRSECLEQCYSIGSSQDGIISSH encoded by the exons ATGAGTTGTTTTCCGTGTTTCACATCCCAGAGGAGTAAGAAATCGAATTCTAGAAATGAGAATGGTGAATCACGTGAAGTTAGAGGTGAAAAATCACCTG agaacaagaaagaagaagaagataaatATATCAATGCAAAGAATTTTACATTCCGTGAGTTGGCAACTGCGACAAAGAACTTTCGGCAAGAATGTCTTTTAGGCGAAGGAGGGTTTGGAAGAGTTTATAAGGGCACAATTCAAGCTACCGGACAG GTTGTGGCTGTTAAGCAACTCGATAGAAATGGAGTGCAAGGGAACAAGGATTTTCTATCAGAAGTTTCAACTCTAAGTCTCATACATCATCCAAATTTAGTCAATCTTATTGGGTATTGTGCTGATGGAGATCAAAGACTTTTGGTGTATGAATACGTGTCTGGGAGATGTTTAAACAATCATCTTCTTG ATAGGGAACCAAATCAGAAAGTATTAGATTGGTTTACAAGGATTAAAATTGGTTATGGAATAGCAACAGGGTTGGAGTACTTGCATGAAAAAGCTAATCCTCCAGTTATATACCGTGATTTAAAGTCCGCAAATGTGTTGTTAGATGATGACTTGAACCCCAAGCTTTCTGATTTTGGATTGGCCAATCTTGGAGGTGGTGGTGATGCGCATATATCATCAAGGGTTATGGGTACATATGGCTACTCTGCCCCAGAGTATACTAGAGGTGGTCAGCTCACACTGCACTCTGATATATACAGTTTTGGAGTTGTTTTTCTTGAGCTCATTACTGGAAGAAGAGCTATTGATACTACAAGACCAAACGATGAGCAAAATCTAGTTTCATGG GCGCAACCCTTCTTCCGCGATCCTAAGAAGTTCCCAGCAATGGCAGATCCACTTCTTGATGGGAAATTCCCAGAAAAGGACTTGAATCAAGCTGTTGCAGTAGCTGCAATGTGCCTGCAAGAGGAACCATCAGCTCGTCCTCTCATTAGTGATGTTGTAACAACTCTAAGTTTCCTTTCTACAACACCTGTTGAGTGTAGCCCTGCTCTTATTCCTACTCCTCCTGAAGAAGCTTACGAAATTTTGGACACTGAAACGAGTTCAAAGCCTCAGGTAACATGTAATGAAAAGGGTCGGGAGACTAACAATTCAGATCATCGTGAGAATGGTGATCAGGGTTCAGAAAGTGAAGACAATGACAGCTCAGAATATGAAGATGAGTGCGAAGATCCTGGCAAAGAAACTGTTAAACAAGTTGAACAATTCTCTCAGTCATACAGATCACCTCACACAAGAAGTGCTTCATCAAGCTCAAAAAGCAGCTCTGGATCAAATGAGGGAAGTGTTTGTTCAAGTTACAAAAGCAGCAAAAGATCATCATCAAGTCGCAGcagaagcagcagcagcagcggATCCAATCGCGTTTCTTCTTCTGCTTCAAGCAGTAGAAAATCAAGTGAAGAAAGTATTTCTTTTGACCTAAAAGAAAACATGGAATCCTTAACGAGAAGCAACACAAAGGGATCAAGGAATGGAAGTTTTACTGCTGATCAGAGCGAACACTTCTCGTTTAGGCGCAATGACAGCATTGACAGTGTGGGATCACATGGTAGAAGTGAGTGTCTAGAGCAATGCTACAGCATAGGATCATCACAAGATGGAATAATTTCTTCACACTGA